One window of Nymphaea colorata isolate Beijing-Zhang1983 chromosome 1, ASM883128v2, whole genome shotgun sequence genomic DNA carries:
- the LOC116261077 gene encoding ATP-dependent kinase-like protein notR' codes for LCWLLEKRKIDVRGWQSGNASNGSKQIVVQKRSCFKVFSSHDKEALVLKARSIDEIYDALVERLLPVADTSDQTTSKYIVGLAGPPGAGKSTLANEVVRRLNMICPQKAPSFDGLVEASNFATVVPMDGFHLYRSQLDAMEDPDEAHARRGAPWTFDPVRLLACLTTLKEKGSVYVPSFDHGVGDPVEDDIFVGMKQKLVIVEGNYLLLDDGVWKDISRVFDEKWFIDIDIDKSMKRVVNRHIATGKAPDVAEWRVEYNDRPNAELIMKSKKNADLVICSVDFNQ; via the exons CTATGTTGGTTGCTGGAGAAACGCAAAATCGACGTTCGTGGATGGCAAAGTGGCAACGCTTCAAATGGGTCAAAGCAGATTGTTGTTCAAAAAAGAAGTTGCTTCAAG GTTTTCTCAAGTCATGACAAGGAAGCGTTAGTATTAAAGGCCAG GTCCATTGATGAAATATATGATGCCCTAGTTGAACGACTTCTTCCTGTGGCTGATACATCAGACCAGACTACCTCAAA ATACATTGTAGGGCTAGCTGGTCCTCCTGGAGCTGGCAAGTCAACTCTTGCAAATGAAGTAGTTCGGCGTCTGAACATGATATGTCCCCAAAAAGCTCCTTCATTTGATGGTCTTGTAGAAGCTAGCAATTTTGCAACTGTCGTGCCAATGGATGGATTTCATCTTTACCGCTCTCAGCTTGATGCAATGGAG GATCCAGACGAAGCACATGCAAGGAGAGGAG CTCCATGGACGTTTGATCCAGTACGACTGCTAGCATGTCTTACGACcttgaaagaaaag GGATCTGTTTATGTACCATCTTTTGATCATGGTGTCGGAGATCCTGTAGAAGATGATATATTTGTGGGTATGAA GCAAAAGTTAGTTATAGTAGAAGGAAATTATCTGCTCTTGGATGATGGAGTTTGGAAGGATATTTCACgtgtatttgatgagaaatg GTTTATTGACATTGACATTGACAAATCGATGAAGCGAGTTGTGAATCGGCATATTGCAACAG GGAAAGCACCAGATGTTGCTGAATGGCGG GTTGAATATAATGACAGACCTAACGCAGAGCTTATTATGAAGTCAAAGAAAAACGCGGATTTGGTTATCTGCTCTGTGGATTTCAATCAATGA